In Halarcobacter bivalviorum, a genomic segment contains:
- the acpS gene encoding holo-ACP synthase, which produces MIGIDIASIDRIKNMYEKFGIKAYERFLDEEEIALIKRVETAAGFWAAKEAASKAIGTGIGKECSFHDLKIKKKKNGAPKLKYSKALQKKYKIKKTYLSITHDQGVAIAVVHNIKK; this is translated from the coding sequence ATGATTGGAATTGATATAGCTTCTATAGATAGAATTAAAAATATGTATGAAAAGTTTGGTATAAAAGCATATGAACGATTTTTAGATGAAGAAGAGATAGCGTTAATTAAAAGAGTAGAAACAGCAGCTGGTTTTTGGGCAGCAAAAGAAGCAGCAAGCAAAGCAATTGGTACAGGTATTGGAAAAGAGTGTTCTTTTCATGATTTAAAGATAAAAAAGAAAAAAAATGGGGCTCCTAAATTGAAGTACTCAAAGGCTTTACAAAAAAAGTATAAAATAAAAAAAACATATCTTTCAATCACGCATGATCAAGGAGTTGCCATTGCAGTTGTTCACAATATTAAAAAATAA
- a CDS encoding ABC transporter permease, producing MKIFLRKLLYLIIMLFIISLISFVAINLAPNSFFASGELNPNITEESIAQLKAIYGLDKPLYIQYFSWVMAILQLDFGISFASGELVKNEILQRIPVTLTINIISMFLIFVISLYLGIKAALNKNSFFDRFVSQLSLISFSMPSFYLALIAIMIFSIYLELLPIAGLHSVPDDGSLTYYLDYAWHLILPISIITFAGIGSLTLYVRSLVIEILKADYIFFAKARGLKKSQILRYYILPNLYPPVITLLGLSLPGIIGGSVILESIFSINGMGLLFFQSALSHDYPVIMGILIIGALLTLLGNMIADLILLKLNPNYDAK from the coding sequence ATGAAAATATTTTTACGTAAATTATTATATCTAATCATTATGCTATTTATTATAAGCCTAATCTCTTTTGTAGCAATAAATTTAGCACCAAACTCTTTTTTTGCAAGTGGAGAGTTGAACCCTAATATTACAGAAGAGTCAATTGCTCAACTTAAAGCTATTTATGGTTTAGACAAACCTCTTTATATACAATATTTTTCATGGGTAATGGCAATTTTACAACTTGATTTTGGAATCTCTTTTGCAAGTGGAGAGCTTGTAAAAAATGAAATTTTACAAAGAATTCCTGTAACTTTAACAATCAATATTATCTCTATGTTTTTAATATTTGTAATCTCTTTATATTTAGGTATTAAAGCTGCTTTAAATAAAAACTCTTTTTTTGATAGATTTGTAAGTCAATTATCCCTTATTAGCTTTTCAATGCCTTCATTTTATTTAGCTTTGATAGCTATAATGATTTTTTCAATATATTTAGAACTTTTACCTATAGCAGGACTTCACTCTGTGCCTGATGATGGAAGTTTAACTTACTATTTAGATTATGCTTGGCACTTAATTTTACCAATTTCAATTATTACTTTCGCAGGAATTGGTAGTTTAACTTTATATGTTAGGTCACTTGTAATAGAGATATTAAAAGCAGACTATATTTTCTTTGCAAAAGCAAGAGGATTAAAAAAGAGTCAAATTTTAAGATACTATATCTTACCAAATCTATATCCACCAGTTATAACTCTACTTGGTTTATCTCTTCCTGGAATAATTGGTGGAAGTGTTATTTTAGAATCAATTTTTTCAATAAATGGAATGGGTTTACTCTTTTTTCAAAGTGCTTTGAGCCATGACTACCCAGTAATTATGGGTATTTTAATCATTGGAGCACTACTTACTTTACTTGGAAATATGATTGCTGATTTAATACTTTTAAAACTAAATCCAAACTATGATGCAAAATAA